A single genomic interval of Salvelinus namaycush isolate Seneca chromosome 41, SaNama_1.0, whole genome shotgun sequence harbors:
- the LOC120034131 gene encoding integrator complex subunit 1-like isoform X2, with product MMNRPKPTTIRRPSAVKPSGHPPPGDFIALGSKSGGESKAPAVLLKPVSTLPTDRKRETSSSLPSSSGLSGLVKRPKISSTPPVGALGRLADVAAVDKRAISPSIKEPSVVPIEVPPAVLLDEIENAEQDGNDDRIEGLLCGAVKQLKMNRAKPDITLYLSLMFLAKIKPNLFATEGIIEALCSLLRRDASINFKAKGNSLVSVLACNLLMAAYEEDENWPEIFVKVYIEDSLGERIWVDGSHCKNFVDNIQTAFSTKMPPKSMLLQLQPDTGRSGGDISAGSSPHPSTPDEDDSQTELLIAEEKLSPEDDGQVMPRYEELSESVEDYVLDVLKDQLNRRQPMDNVSRNLLRLLTATCGYKEVRLMAVQRLEMWLQNPKLTRPAQDLLMSLCMNCSSHGADDMEVTSNLIKIRLKPKVILNHYMLCVRELLNAHKDNLGTMVKLVIFNELSNARNPNNMQVLHTLLQHSPEQAPKFLAMVFQDLLTNKDDYLRASRALLREIIKQTKHEINFQSFCLGLMQERKEATYVDMEFKERFVIQVTDLLTCSMMLGITAQVKEAGVAWDKGEKKNLDGLRSFQNNIAAIQRDAVWWLHSVVPTIAKVPSKDYIHCLHKVLFTEQPETYYKWDNWPPESDRNFFLRLCSEVPLLEDTLMRILVIGLSRDLPLGPADAMELADHLVKRAAGVQSDGTTSATAMDLDVLRVERIQLIDAVLNLCTYHHPENIQLPAGYTPPNLAIATLYWKAWLLLLVVAAFNPQKIGLAAWDGYPTLKMLMEMVMTNNYSYPPCTVADEETKTEMINRELQVSQREKQEILAFESHLAAASTKQTITESNSLLLSQLTSLDPQGPPRKPPPAVQEQVKSLNQSLRLGHLLCRSRNPDFLLNIIQRQASSQSMPWLADLVQSSEGSLDVLPVQCLCEFLLHDAADDNLPIEDDEEGESKEQRAKKRQRQQKQRQLLGRLQDLLLGPKADEQTTCEVLDYFLRRLSSSQVASRVLAMKGLSLVLTEGGLKDGEERDQPMDEDSRDAELLPGYQWLLQDLPKLPLFDSVRGMTSTALQQAIHMETDPQTISAYLIYLSQHAPVEEQASHNDLALDVARLIVERSTIMNSLFSKYSCRPESDAVLSALISIFSSYIRRMRKTKEGEDLYSWSESQDQVFLRWTTGETATMHILVVHAMVILLTLGPPKEESDFFNLLDIWFPDKKPLPTAFLVDTSEEALLLPDWLKLRMIRSEVARLVDAALQDLEPQQLLLFVQSFGIPVSSMSKLLQYLDQAVSHDSQTLEQNIMDKNYMAHLVEVQHERGATGGHTFHGLLSSSLPPRRDSTEVNRAKVTVETPSGSLKMRANQIPVIGPEDDLTGMLLQMFPLKVDLRRPIPPPRPLSLALQQALAQELVRARQRGHPQQGGVAVRLLQALAALLSSAHAGSLVMAMNRSHALSCPMLRQLHLYQRLVSQDVAFSSLFFKAVMEMMTWLENPAVEAGPLRALLKSFAGQYSQKHRLTDVRTGFLHLAEALAYRRDSDVAVRAIIATLKAGERCNAEPELIGKVLQGLVEGKSPYLEELLALLMTIGTETGTGSTTAGPVAMVIALLLQETEEQAVKMEVDTNNSSEVTKTGSSSGLLVDWLGLLDPEVTSVCPDLQRKLLFALNKGKGTPSYRPYLLALLTHQSNWTTLHQCISALLSKQQDQRLDPSSALDFLWACSHIPRIWQGRDQKTPQKQTDTFVLRLNPEELISLVDLIMSESELNSRGDSSPPASAAVNAKSTLDHTSCSLIQSRLPLLHSCCHGDLERVKKVSEYLINCTKKWGDSVMSKRCQNLLLQLYLHFPEVIQHVTLPDATLSSEGAADGTTCKHDVLVHRLVTLLGDTGDTKSAENRMSDANLACRKLAVSHPVLLLRHLPMIGALLHGRIHLNFQEFRSQNHLTFFSNVLAILELLQPLVFHSEHQRALQDCLLSFMKILQNLRRPRMHPLAVFSKYVQFIQKYITHDAASAIPYLQKHSDILQGLSSEHPDLLLKSLLAGLTLPVKTGSSDSSAEDRDDESSSGSLPMVSISASVPLTAADMTKYLKKISREEAIEDVLEVLIEVEDKSKRNPEIIQYFTNDLRRLMSSTEELCRNMAFSLALRCIQNNPCTAADFLPTFMYCMGSGNFDVVQTALRNLPEYVLLCQEHADILLHKAFLVGIYGQIDTSSMISESMKVLHMEATT from the exons ATGATGAATCGTCCCAAGCCTACAACGATTAGGCGGCCTAGTGCTGTGAAACCCTCCG GTCACCCTCCTCCAGGAGATTTCATAGCATTGGGGTCAAAGAGTGGCGGAGAGTCCAAAGCACCTGCAGTTCTCCTTAAGCCAGTGTCCACCTTACCCACTGATCGTAAACGAGAGACTTCCTCGTcacttccatcctcctctggccTGTCCGGCCTAGTGAAGCGCCCCAAgatctcctctacccctcctgtCGGCGCCCTAGGACGACTGGCTGATGTGGCAGCAGTGGACAAAAGGGCTATATCGCCTTCGATCAAGGAGCCCTCAGTGGTGCCCATAGAAG TCCCCCCAGCAGTGCTCCTGGATGAGATTGAGAATGCAGAGCAGGATGGAAATGATGATCGCATTGAAGGGTTGCTTTGTGGAGCTGTCAAACAACTGAAGATGAACCGGGCCAAACCTGACATAACACTATACCTCAGCCTCATGTTCCTGGCCAAGATTAAGCCCAATCTCTTTGCCACTGAAGGCATTATTGAG GCCTTGTGCAGTCTCCTTCGCCGGGATGCCTCCATCAACTTCAAAGCAAAGGGCAACAGTCTGGTGTCTGTGCTAGCCTGCAACCTGCTGATGGCAGCCTATGAGGAGGATGAGAACTGGCCAGAGATCTTTGTCAAA GTGTACATTGAGGACTCTTTGGGGGAGCGAATTTGGGTAGACGGTTCCCATTGTAAGAATTTTGTGGACAATATCCAGACTGCCTTCAGTACCAAAATGCCCCCAAAGAGTATGCTGCTGCAGTTGCAGCCTGACACTGGCCGCTCCGGTGGAGATATCAGTGCAG GGAGCAGTCCTCACCCCTCCACCCCAGATGAGGATGACAGCCAGACTGAATTGCTAATTGCTGAGGAGAAACTTAGCCCTGAAGATGATGGACAAGTTATGCCAAG GTACGAGGAGCTGTCTGAGAGTGTGGAGGACTATGTTCTAGATGTCCTGAAGGACCAGTTGAACCGCAGGCAGCCCATGGACAATGTGTCCCGTAACCTGCTGCGTCTGCTCACTGCCACCTGTGGCTACAAGGAGGTGCGGCTTATGGCTGTGCAGAGGCTGGAGATGTGGCTGCAGAATccaaag CTGACCCGTCCAGCTCAGGACCTTCTCATGTCTCTCTGTATGAACTGCAGCTCCCATGGAGCGGACGACATGGAGGTGACCTCCAACCTCATCAAGATCCGCCTGAAACCTAAAGTCATCCTCAATCACTACATGCTCTGTGTCAG GGAGCTACTGAATGCACACAAAGACAACCTGGGAACTATGGTGAAGCTGGTGATCTTTAACGAGTTGTCCAATGCCAGGAACCCCAACAACATGCAAGTCCTTCACACACTGCTCCAGCACAGCCCAGAGCAGGCCCCTAAG TTCCTGGCCATGGTGTTCCAGGACCTGCTGACCAATAAGGATGATTACCTGCGTGCCTCTCGAGCATTGCTGAGAGAGATCATCAAACAGACCAAGCACGAGATCAACTTCCAGTCCTTCTGCCTGGGTCTGATGCAGGAAAGGAAGGAGGCCACCTACGTCGACATGGAGTTCAAA GAACGCTTTGTGATCCAGGTCACAGACCTGCTCACGTGCTCCATGATGCTGGGCATCACAGCTCAGGTCAAGGAGGCTGGCGTTGCATGggacaaaggagagaagaaga ATCTGGATGGTCTGAGATCCTTTCAGAATAATATCGCTGCCATTCAGAGGGATGCTGTGTGGTGGCTTCACTCTGTTGTTCCCACTATTGCCAAAGTGCCATCCAAGGACTATATACACTG TCTTCACAAGGTGCTTTTCACAGAGCAACCAGAGACCTACTACAAGTGGGATAACTGGCCGCCTGAGAGCGACAGAAA TTTCTTCCTGCGGCTGTGCTCTGAAGTGCCTCTGCTGGAGGACACTCTGATGCGCATCTTGGTCATCGGACTGTCCCGTGACCTGCCTCTGGGCCCGGCCGACGCCATGGAGCTGGCGGACCACCTGGTGAAGAGGGCGGCCGGGGTCCAGTCCGATGGTACAACATCTGCAACAGCAATGG ATCTGGATGTGTTGAGAGTGGAGCGGATCCAGCTGATTGACGCAGTGCTGAACCTGTGCACCTACCACCACCCAGAGAACATTCAGCTGCCTGCGGG CTATACTCCTCCGAACCTGGCGATAGCCACACTCTACTGGAAAGCATGGCTCCTGCTACTTGTGGTGGCCGCTTTCAATCCACAGAAAATAG GCTTGGCTGCCTGGGATGGCTATCCCACACTGAAAATGCTCATGGAGATGGTTATGACAAA TAACTACTCCTACCCTCCATGCACGGTGGCCGATGAGGAGACCAAGACTGAGATGATCAACAGAGAGCTGCAGGTGTCccagagagagaagcaggagaTCCTGGCCTTCGAGAGCCACCTGGCAGCTGCCTCCACTAAGCAGACCATCACAGAGAGCAACAGCCTGCTGCTGTCTCAGCTCACCAGTCTGGACCCACA GGGGCCCCCTCGCAAACCCCCACCCGCAGTCCAGGAGCAGGTGAAGAGCCTTAACCAGTCCCTTCGCCTGGGTCACCTCCTCTGTCGCTCTCGCAACCCTGACTTCCTGCTCAACATCATCCAGAGACAG GCCTCCTCTCAGTCAATGCCCTGGCTGGCTGACCTGGTGCAGTCCAGTGAGGGGTCCTTGGATGTGCTGCCCGTGCAGTGCCTGTGTGAATTCCTGCTTCACGATGCTGCAGATGACAACTTGCCCATCGAGGATGACGAGGAAGGAGAGAGCAAAGAGCAGAGAGCCAAGAAAAGACAA AGGCAACAAAAGCAGAGGCAGCTCCTTGGACGGCTGCAGGATCTGCTGTTGGGTCCTAAAGCTGACGAACAGACCACGTGTGAGGTGTTGGACTACTTCCTGCGCCGCCTCAGCTCTTCTCAAGTGGCATCAAGAGTCCTGGCTATGAAG GGTCTGTCTCTGGTGCTGACTGAGGGGGGTCtgaaggatggagaggagagggaccaGCCCATGGATGAGGACTCCAGAGATGCTGAGCTCCTGCCAGGGTACCAGTGGCTCCTGCAGGACCTCCCCAAGCTTCCCCTGTTCGACAGCGTCCGGGGCATGACCTCCACCGCTCTGCAGCAG GCCATCCACATGGAGACAGACCCACAGACCATCAGCGCCTACCTCATCTACCTGTCCCAGCATGCACCAGTGGAGGAGCAGGCGTCTCACAATGACCTCGCTCTG GATGTGGCCCGTCTGATTGTCGAGCGCTCCACCATCATGAACAGCCTGTTCTCCAAGTACTCCTGCCGGCCCGAGTCAGACGCTGTGCTCTCGGCCCTCATCTCCATCTTCTCCAGCTACAtcaggaggatgaggaagacCAAAGAGGGAGAGGACCTCTACAGCTGG TCAGAATCTCAGGACCAGGTGTTTCTGCGTTGGACCACAGGGGAGACGGCCACCATGCACATCCTGGTGGTCCATGCCATGGTCATTCTCCTGACGCTCGGGCCACCCAAAG AGGAGAGTGACTTCTTCAACCTCCTGGACATCTGGTTCCCCGACAAGAAACCCCTCCCCACCGCCTTCCTGGTGGACACCTCCGAGGAGGCCCTGCTGCTACCTGATTGGTTGAAGCTGAGGATGATCCGGTCAGAGGTCGCACGATTGGTGGATGCAG CGCTGCAGGATCTGGAGCCCCAGCAGCTGCTGCTGTTTGTCCAGTCGTTTGGCATCCCCGTGTCCAGTATGAGTAAACTGCTGCAGTACCTGGACCAGGCCGTATCCCACGACTCACAGACACTGGAACAGAACATCATGGACAAGA ACTACATGGCTCATCTGGTGGAGGTGCAGCATGAGCGAGGCGCCACAGGGGGGCACACTTTCCACGGGTTGCTcagctcctctcttcctcctcgcAGAG ATAGTACTGAGGTGAACAGAGCCAAAGTTACCGTGGAAACTCCTAGTGGCTCCTTGAAGATGAGAGCCAATCAGATCCCAGTGATTGGGCCTGAGGATGACCTCACCGGCATGTTGCTTCAG ATGTTCCCTCTGAAGGTGGACCTCCGCAGGCCCATCCCCCCTCCCCGTCCCCTCTCCCTGGCCCTGCAGCAGGCTCTGGCACAAGAGCTGGTGCGTGCCAGACAGAGGGGGCACCCCCAGCAGGGTGGGGTGGCAGTGCGTCTCCTACAGGCCCTGGCTGCCCTGCTCAGCTCTGCCCACGCTGGGTCCCTCGTCATGGCCATGAACCGCAGCCACGCCCTTTCCTGCCCCATGCTGCGCCAGCTGCACCTCTACCAG CGGCTGGTGTCGCAGGACGTGGCCTTCTCATCTCTCTTCTTCAAGGCTGTCATGGAGATGATGACATGGTTGGAGAACCCGGCCGTGGAGGCGGGGCCGCTGCGGGCCCTGCTCAAGTCCTTCGCTGGACAGTATTCCCAGAAGCACCGGCTCACTGATG TTCGTACAGGCTTCCTCCACCTGGCTGAGGCCCTGGCTTATCGGAGGGACTCCGATGTGGCCGTGAGGGCTATAATCGCCACACTGAAGGCAGGGGAGAGATGTAACGCAGAGCCGGAACTGATAGGCAAAG TGTTACAGGGGCTAGTGGAGGGGAAGTCTCCATATTTGGAGGAACTTCTGGCCTTGCTAATGACTATTGGAACAGAGACGGGGACCGGCTCTACCACCGCAGGCCCTGTTGCCATGGTGATAGCGCTGCTTCTCCAGGAGACTGAAGAGCAAGCCGTGAAAATGGAGGTGGATACAAACAA CAGCTCTGAGGTGACAAAGACTGGGTCCAGCTCAGGGCTGCTTGTTGATTGGCTGGGACTTCTTGACCCTGAGGTCACATCTGTGTGTCCCGACCTTCAGCGGAAGCTGCTCTTTGCTCTCAACAAG GGTAAAGGAACTCCCTCCTACAGACCATACCTTCTGGCATTGCTGACCCATCAGTCCAACTGGACAACTCTTCATCAGTGCATCAGTGCTCTTCTCAGCAAGCAGCAAGACCAACG ACTGGACCCATCTTCTGCTCTGGACTTCCTGTGGGCCTGCAGTCACATCCCTCGTATCTGGCAGGGCCGGGACCAGAAGACCCCACAG aaacAGACAGATACGTTTGTCCTGCGGTTGAACCCGGAGGAGCTTATCAGTCTGGTGGACCTCATCATGTCAGAGTCTGAGCTCAACAGCCGCGGCGACTCCTCCCCCCCTGCCAGCGCCGCCGTCAATGCCAAGAGCACCCTGGACCACACCTCCTGCTCCCTCATCCAGTCACGGCTGCCCCTGCTCCACAGCTGTTGCCATGGCGACCTGGAGAGAGTGAAGAAAGTCTCGGAATACCTCATCAACTGCACAAAGAAATGGGGAGACAG TGTGATGAGTAAGCGGTGCCAGAACCTCCTGCTCCAGCTCTACCTGCACTTCCCAGAGGTCATCCAGCACGTGACCTTACCTGACGCCACCCTGAGCAGCGAGGGGGCCGCCGACGGCACCACATGCAAG CACGACGTCCTGGTTCACCGTCTGGTCACGTTGCTAGGCGATACGGGAGACACAAAGTCGGCTGAGAACCGGATGTCAGACGCTAACCTGGCCTGCAGGAagctggctgtgtcccaccctgtcctcctcctcag ACACTTGCCGATGATCGGAGCGCTTCTCCACGGACGCATCCACCTCAACTTCCAGGAGTTCCGGAGCCAGAACCACCTGACATTCTTCAGCAACGTGCTGGCCATCCTGGAGCTGCTGCAGCCGTTAGTGTTCCACAGTGAACACCAGAGGGCGCTGCAGGACTGCCTGCTCTCCTTCATGAAGATCCTGCAG AACCTCAGGAGACCTCGTATGCATCCGTTGGCCGTCTTCAGTAAATATGTGCAGTTCATTCAGAAGTACATTACCCACGATGCAGCATCAGCCATTCCCTATCTACAGAAGCATTCCGATATCCTACA GGGGCTCTCGTCAGAGCACCCTGACCTGCTGCTCAAGTCCCTGTTGGCTGGCCTCACCCTGCCTGTGAAGACTGGCTCCTCTGACAGCTCTGCTGAGGACAGAGATG ATGAGTCGTCCTCTGGTTCCCTGCCCATGGTCAGTATCTCAGCCTCCGTTCCGCTGACTGCAGCTGACATGACCAAGTACCTGAAGAAGATCTCCAGGGAAGAAGCCATTGAAG ACGTGCTGGAAGTTCTGATCGAGGTGGAGGACAAGTCCAAGAGGAATCCTGAGATCATCCAGTACTTCACT AATGACCTGCGGAGACTGATGAGTTCTACTGAGGAGTTGTGCCGTAACATGGCCTTCAGCCTGGCCCTGCGCTGCATCCAGAACAACCCGTG CACTGCAGCAGACTTTCTGCCCACCTTCATGTACTGTATGGGCAGCGGGAACTTTGACGTGGTGCAGACAGCGCTTAGGAACCTGCCAGAATACGTGCTGCTCTGTCAAG AGCATGCAGACATCTTACTCCACAAGGCCTTCTTGGTGGGGATCTATGGGCAGATTGACACCAGCTCTATGATCTCTGAGTCCATGAAGGTCCTGCACATGGAGGCAACAACATGA